In Nicotiana tabacum cultivar K326 chromosome 11, ASM71507v2, whole genome shotgun sequence, a single window of DNA contains:
- the LOC107788545 gene encoding pentatricopeptide repeat-containing protein At1g20230, which produces MSVRQFQTVRAFVTLNHNSILTLITSLSQTQQIHAHILKTGNSNDTYFTNNLLSLYLNCRRFTDAESLLHSLPNPNIFSFKTLIHASSKSNLFSYTLVLFSRLISACILPDVHILPSAIKACAGLSAVEVGKQVHGFGLTTGLALDSFVEASLVHMYVKCNQLKCARKVFDKMLEQDLVSWSALASGYAKRGDVVNAKLVFDRAGKLGIEPNLVSWNGMIAGFNQSGYYLEAVLMFLRMKLGGFRSDGTSISSVLPAIGGLEDLKMGVQVHCHVIKMGLECDICIISALIDMYGKCRCTLEMSRVFEGAEEMDLGAFNALVAGLSRNGLVDEAFKVFKKFKRKGTELNVVSWTSMIGSCSQHGKDLEALEIFREMQLTKVMPNSVTISSLLPACGNIAALVHGKATHCFSLRNCFSDDVYVGSALIDMYANCGRIQVARLIFDRMSIRNLVCWNAMISGYAMHGKATEAIEIFELMQRSGQKPDFISFTSVLSACSQAGLIEQGQDYFYSMSTVHGLEARVEHYACMVSLLGRAGKLIDAYNMMSTMPVEPDACVWGALLSSCRLHHNTSLGEIAANKLFELEPKNPGNYILLSNIYASNNRWKEVDRVRDMMKYVGLSKNPGCSWIEIKNKVHMLLAGDDLHPQMPQIMEKLRKLSMDMKNSGVSHDMDFVLQDVEEQDKELILCGHSEKLAVVLGILNTNPGTPLNVIKNLRICGDCHSFIKFISSFEGREIYVRDTNRFHHFKEGVCSCGDYW; this is translated from the coding sequence ATGAGTGTCAGGCAATTCCAAACAGTGCGTGCATTTGTTACCCTTAACCACAACAGCATCTTAACTCTCATCACATCTCTGTCCCAAACACAACAAATTCACGCTCATATCCTCAAAACTGGCAATTCTAATGACACCTATTTCACCAACAATCTCCTTTCCCTTTACCTCAACTGTCGCCGCTTTACCGATGCAGAATCTCTTCTCCACTCACTTCCTAACCCCAATATCTTCTCTTTCAAAACTCTCATTCACGCTTCTTCAAAATCCAATCTTTTCAGCTACACACTTGTTTTATTTTCTCGACTTATATCCGCATGTATTTTACCTGATGTACATATCCTTCCTAGTGCTATTAAGGCATGTGCTGGATTATCGGCAGTAGAAGTTGGGAAGCAAGTTCATGGGTTTGGTTTAACAACTGGGTTGGCTTTAGATTCGTTTGTTGAAGCTTCTTTGGTTCATATGTATGTGAAATGTAACCAGTTAAAATGTGCACgtaaggtgtttgataaaatgcttgaaCAGGATTTGGTTTCTTGGAGTGCTTTAGCTTCCGGTTATGCGAAACGAGGGGATGTTGTTAATGCTAAGTTGGTGTTTGATCGAGCTGGGAAGTTGGGTATTGAGCCGAATCTTGTTTCGTGGAATGGTATGATTGCGGGGTTTAATCAGAGCGGGTATTATCTGGAGGCGGTTTTGATGTTTCTGAGGATGAAGTTGGGAGGGTTTAGGAGTGACGGGACGAGTATTTCTAGCGTTCTTCCTGCTATAGGTGGCTTGGAGGATCTTAAGATGGGTGTTCAAGTTCATTGTCATGTGATTAAAATGGGTCTTGAATGTGATATCTGTATTATCAGCGCATTAATTGATATGTATGGCAAGTGTAGATGTACTTTGGAGATGTCACGAGTCTTTGAAGGAGCAGAAGAAATGGATTTGGGTGCTTTTAATGCTTTGGTAGCGGGGCTCTCGCGGAATGGCCTTGTTGATGAGGCTTTCAAAGTTTTCAAAAAGTTCAAGCGCAAAGGGACTGAATTAAATGTGGTCTCGTGGACTTCGATGATTGGTTCTTGCTCGCAACATGGCAAAGACCTTGAAGCGctagagattttcagagaaatgCAGTTGACTAAGGTGATGCCAAACTCTGTAACAATTTCTAGTTTGCTTCCAGCTTGTGGAAATATCGCGGCACTAGTGCACGGAAAGGCAACACATTGCTTCTCTCTTAGAAATTGTTTTTCAGATGATGTCTATGTTGGTAGTGCATTAATAGATATGTATGCCAATTGTGGAAGGATTCAGGTGGCTCGCCTCATTTTTGACAGGATGTCCATACGTAATTTGGTTTGTTGGAATGCAATGATCAGTGGATACGCAATGCATGGAAAGGCTACGGAAGCTATTGAGATCTTTGAGCTAATGCAAAGGAGTGGGCAGAAACCTGACTTCATTAGTTTCACGAGTGTTTTATCTGCATGCAGCCAAGCAGGCCTTATAGAACAAGGGCAAGATTACTTTTATTCTATGTCTACAGTTCATGGACTTGAGGCCAGAGTTGAGCACTATGCTTGTATGGTGAGCCTTCTAGGTCGTGCAGGAAAGCTCATAGACGCCTATAACATGATGTCCACAATGCCAGTTGAACCTGATGCATGTGTTTGGGGTGCTTTATTAAGTTCTTGCAGACTACACCATAATACGAGTTTGGGCGAGATTGCTGCTAATAAGCTCTTTGAGCTAGAACCCAAGAATCCTGGAAACTACATCCTACTGTCAAATATTTATGCTTCTAACAACAGATGGAAAGAAGTAGACAGGGTGAGGGATATGATGAAATATGTGGGATTGAGTAAAAATCCTGGATGTAGTTGGATTGAAATAAAAAACAAAGTGCACATGTTATTAGCAGGAGATGATTTACATCCTCAAATGCCACAGATTATGGAAAAATTACGAAAATTGAGCATGGACATGAAGAATTCAGGTGTTTCACATGATATGGATTTTGTTTTGCAAGATGTTGAAGAACAGGACAAGGAGCTGATCTTGTGTGGACATAGTGAGAAGTTGGCGGTAGTTTTAGGAATTTTGAACACTAATCCTGGGACTCCTCTAAATGTCATAAAGAACCTTAGGATATGTGGCGACTGCCATTCGTTTATCAAATTCATCTCCAGCTTTGAGGGGAGAGAGATTTATGTTAGAGACACAAACCGTTTTCATCACTTCAAAGAAGGTGTGTGCTCATGTGGGGATTATTGGTGA